One genomic segment of Erythrobacter sp. THAF29 includes these proteins:
- a CDS encoding acyl-CoA thioesterase, whose product MPTDLNPYGGVFGGWLMAQMALGAGSLASRVGKGKAVVVHATDFAFPGAMEVGDELSIYCEIVRTGNTSLTILAEGFSRERNGDATTKVSQGTFKFVLLDENDRPRAVSETIA is encoded by the coding sequence ATGCCGACCGATCTCAACCCCTATGGTGGGGTGTTCGGCGGGTGGCTCATGGCGCAAATGGCGCTTGGCGCTGGGTCGCTTGCGAGCCGGGTAGGGAAGGGCAAGGCGGTGGTCGTCCACGCGACCGATTTCGCCTTTCCGGGCGCGATGGAAGTGGGCGACGAGCTCAGCATCTATTGCGAAATCGTGAGGACCGGGAATACCTCGCTCACCATCCTTGCCGAAGGCTTCTCGCGCGAACGCAATGGTGATGCGACAACCAAGGTTTCGCAAGGCACGTTCAAATTCGTCTTGCTCGATGAGAATGACAGGCCGCGTGCGGTCTCGGAGACAATCGCATGA
- a CDS encoding 2-oxo acid dehydrogenase subunit E2, whose product MPIEIKMPALSPTMEEGTLAKWLVKVGDTVQSGDIMAEIETDKATMEFEAVDEGTLAAIVVDEGTENVAVGTVIALLAEDGEDVGDVSAPSGEAVPTPAPTPSPAQSDGGPAATPTARKLAEAEGVDLATIEGTGPKGKITKGDVEGAIGGGSAPAPSPAPAPAPAPAPAPSGDRIIASPLAKRIAEQKGIDLSKVTGTGPNGRIVKADVESFEPGAAAAPSPAAATPAPAPAAQPATEYDAPYEEQKLNNVRKVIARRLTEAKQQIPHIYLTVDVRLDPLLKLRKELNASLEADGVKLSVNDLIIKALARALQREPQCNVSFQGDVMHQYSRQDISVAVAAPSGLITPIIRDAGRKGLAEISTEMKDLAGKAREGKLQPHEYQGGTASLSNLGMFGTKQFDAVINPPQGMILAVGAGEQRPYVVDGALQVATVMSVTGSFDHRAIDGVDGAKLLDQFRSLIENPMGLVV is encoded by the coding sequence ATGCCGATAGAAATCAAGATGCCCGCGCTGTCTCCCACCATGGAAGAAGGCACGCTCGCCAAGTGGCTGGTGAAGGTCGGGGATACGGTTCAGTCGGGCGACATCATGGCCGAGATCGAGACCGACAAGGCGACGATGGAATTCGAAGCGGTCGATGAGGGCACTCTGGCGGCGATTGTCGTCGATGAGGGCACGGAAAACGTCGCTGTCGGCACGGTGATCGCGCTGCTTGCCGAGGATGGCGAGGACGTAGGCGATGTGAGCGCGCCCTCCGGCGAAGCGGTGCCAACACCAGCACCAACACCTTCTCCCGCGCAATCGGACGGAGGGCCCGCCGCCACGCCGACGGCACGAAAGCTCGCCGAGGCCGAGGGTGTGGACCTTGCGACAATCGAGGGCACCGGCCCCAAGGGCAAGATTACCAAGGGCGATGTCGAGGGTGCGATTGGCGGAGGCAGCGCGCCAGCGCCGTCGCCAGCGCCTGCTCCAGCCCCGGCGCCCGCACCTGCGCCCTCTGGTGACCGCATAATCGCTTCGCCGCTTGCCAAGCGTATCGCCGAGCAAAAAGGCATCGACCTTTCCAAGGTGACAGGCACCGGACCCAATGGTCGCATCGTCAAGGCCGACGTCGAGAGCTTCGAACCGGGCGCCGCCGCCGCGCCATCGCCTGCCGCGGCAACACCGGCTCCTGCGCCCGCAGCCCAGCCCGCCACGGAATATGACGCGCCGTACGAAGAGCAGAAGCTCAACAATGTCCGCAAGGTCATCGCGCGCCGCCTGACCGAGGCGAAGCAGCAGATCCCGCACATTTACTTGACGGTCGATGTCCGGCTCGATCCGCTGCTGAAGCTGCGCAAGGAACTCAATGCATCGCTCGAGGCGGACGGCGTCAAACTCTCGGTCAACGATCTCATAATCAAGGCGCTTGCCCGTGCATTGCAGCGCGAACCGCAATGCAATGTCTCGTTCCAGGGCGACGTGATGCATCAGTATTCGCGGCAGGATATCTCCGTGGCAGTCGCGGCTCCTTCGGGCCTCATCACCCCGATCATCCGCGATGCCGGGCGCAAGGGCCTGGCCGAAATCTCCACCGAGATGAAGGATCTCGCCGGCAAAGCGCGCGAGGGCAAGTTGCAGCCGCACGAATACCAGGGCGGCACGGCCTCGCTTTCCAACCTCGGCATGTTCGGCACCAAGCAGTTCGACGCGGTCATCAACCCGCCACAGGGTATGATCCTCGCGGTCGGTGCGGGCGAGCAACGCCCCTATGTGGTGGATGGCGCGCTCCAGGTCGCGACTGTTATGAGCGTGACGGGCAGCTTCGACCATCGCGCGATCGATGGTGTGGACGGCGCGAAACTGCTCGACCAGTTCCGCAGCCTGATCGAAAACCCGATGGGATTGGTGGTATAG
- a CDS encoding bifunctional diguanylate cyclase/phosphodiesterase has translation MKGNAKTYAILASALLLASPAIVAAQDAPTPTPYEKSISAAKSQMMGNSAAALKSALEAEKQADTSKDDPALARLTAKWLQGEALMRLNRAPEAEKIIEEALAEAARIAPEEKLLADLLRSKAGLQAANGKYGEALSSFQMAHDRYKALGEARSQAIVLQNMGSLYSDARDYERVLSYYREATTVYPEDNALSLSAHNNRGNALKELGRFDEAEKEFQLALAVAGKMGSQMLEARILTNIASTQFLNGQLAAAEQSVAQGMRLAVREAPDWVPFLHGVKAQVAYERGDVSAAQRHMGLAFRDQDLSETSPYFRDFHETAYQVYSRTGEYRLAAEHMAAFNRIDSQARDLSAQANNALLGARFDAENRELRISKLSAEKEANEARLATAQNQNYLLSTGIALVIFAFLIALAILRTVNRNRAAIKAANEKLTYVTQHDGLTGLFARDHFRHLLDREAKGCMEDGKRGVLMLIDLDRFKQVNDVYGHAVGDALLVEVAKRFREAAGERAVIGRLGGDEFGLFIPHPSNLEEAGVIAGAIIEKVSAPYDIEDKDVTVGASIGMAEIGRDGSSTSVLMTNADLALYEAKNRGRGTFVTYRQAMRGELEERAQIEFDLRHALERGEISVSYQPIVNSDGTSVRCYEALMRWTHPERGAVPPSTFIPIAEEALLIEPLGEWLLRTACKKATTWPEHVKLSVNVSALQLTHRGFLSTVVEALASSGLSPDRLLLEITESVVLEMDEELESLIKSLSELGVSFALDDFGRGYSSLNYIEKMQFSMIKIDREFVQAASGGSVKSQAIVTAIVSLARTLDMVVTAEGIEQDEQAAAMRKLGCTCFQGYYFGWPSETSFERKQPGEDNRKVA, from the coding sequence ATGAAGGGGAATGCAAAAACATACGCAATTCTTGCGTCTGCGCTTCTTCTTGCGAGCCCGGCAATCGTTGCCGCACAGGACGCCCCTACCCCAACGCCTTACGAAAAGAGCATTAGCGCTGCGAAGTCGCAGATGATGGGCAATTCAGCTGCCGCGCTCAAATCGGCCCTCGAAGCGGAAAAACAGGCAGACACTAGCAAGGACGACCCAGCGCTTGCGAGACTGACAGCGAAATGGCTGCAGGGCGAGGCGCTCATGCGTCTCAACCGCGCGCCCGAAGCCGAAAAGATCATAGAAGAAGCGCTTGCCGAAGCGGCACGTATCGCGCCGGAGGAAAAGCTCCTGGCAGACCTTCTGCGATCGAAGGCTGGCCTGCAGGCCGCCAACGGCAAGTATGGTGAAGCGCTTTCGAGCTTCCAGATGGCGCATGACCGATACAAGGCCTTGGGCGAAGCCCGTAGCCAGGCGATCGTGCTTCAGAACATGGGTTCGCTCTATTCGGATGCGCGCGACTACGAGCGGGTCCTGAGCTATTACCGCGAAGCCACGACGGTCTACCCGGAGGACAATGCGCTTTCGCTTTCCGCTCACAACAACCGCGGCAATGCACTGAAGGAACTTGGCCGTTTCGACGAGGCGGAAAAGGAATTCCAACTCGCCCTCGCTGTTGCGGGCAAGATGGGCAGCCAGATGCTCGAGGCGCGGATCCTAACCAACATCGCGTCGACCCAATTTCTAAATGGACAGCTGGCTGCAGCCGAACAGAGCGTTGCCCAAGGAATGCGTCTTGCCGTACGCGAGGCTCCCGACTGGGTGCCTTTCCTTCACGGTGTCAAGGCCCAGGTGGCTTACGAGCGCGGCGATGTTTCCGCAGCGCAAAGGCATATGGGCCTCGCATTCCGCGATCAGGATCTGTCCGAAACCTCACCCTATTTCCGCGATTTCCACGAAACCGCGTACCAGGTTTATTCGCGTACCGGCGAATACCGCCTTGCCGCAGAGCATATGGCCGCATTCAACCGAATCGACAGTCAGGCGCGCGATCTCTCCGCGCAGGCCAATAACGCACTGCTTGGCGCACGTTTCGATGCTGAAAACCGCGAGCTGCGCATTTCCAAGCTCTCAGCGGAAAAGGAAGCCAACGAGGCCCGTCTCGCGACCGCGCAGAACCAGAACTACCTTCTTTCGACCGGCATCGCGCTTGTCATTTTCGCCTTCCTGATCGCACTCGCGATCTTGCGGACCGTCAACCGCAACCGTGCGGCTATCAAGGCGGCCAACGAAAAGCTGACCTATGTGACGCAGCATGACGGGCTGACAGGCCTGTTCGCCCGCGACCACTTCCGCCACCTGCTTGACCGTGAAGCAAAGGGATGCATGGAAGACGGCAAGCGCGGCGTCCTTATGCTCATCGACCTCGACCGCTTCAAGCAGGTCAACGACGTATACGGTCACGCCGTCGGCGATGCACTGCTGGTCGAAGTTGCGAAGCGCTTCCGCGAGGCTGCCGGCGAACGCGCAGTTATCGGTCGCCTTGGCGGTGACGAGTTCGGCCTGTTCATCCCGCACCCGAGCAATCTCGAGGAAGCCGGTGTAATCGCTGGTGCAATCATCGAAAAGGTAAGCGCACCTTACGACATCGAGGACAAGGACGTTACTGTTGGCGCCTCGATTGGCATGGCCGAAATCGGCCGCGACGGCTCTTCAACCAGTGTTCTGATGACCAATGCCGACCTTGCACTGTACGAAGCGAAGAATCGCGGTCGCGGGACCTTCGTCACATATCGACAGGCGATGCGCGGCGAGCTCGAAGAGCGTGCGCAGATCGAATTCGACCTCCGCCATGCACTCGAGCGCGGCGAAATCTCGGTTTCCTACCAGCCTATCGTCAACAGCGACGGCACCAGCGTACGCTGTTACGAAGCGTTGATGCGCTGGACCCACCCGGAGCGTGGCGCGGTTCCTCCCAGCACCTTCATTCCGATCGCAGAAGAGGCCCTGCTGATCGAGCCGCTCGGCGAATGGCTTTTGCGGACCGCCTGCAAGAAGGCGACGACCTGGCCGGAGCACGTCAAGCTCAGCGTCAACGTCTCGGCGCTCCAGCTAACCCACCGCGGTTTCCTGAGCACGGTCGTTGAAGCGCTCGCTTCGAGTGGACTTTCGCCCGATCGCCTGCTGCTCGAGATCACCGAGAGCGTCGTTCTCGAGATGGACGAAGAACTTGAATCTCTGATCAAGAGCCTCAGCGAGCTTGGTGTCTCCTTCGCCCTCGATGACTTCGGACGCGGATATTCTTCGCTCAATTACATCGAGAAAATGCAATTCTCGATGATCAAGATCGACCGCGAATTCGTCCAGGCCGCATCGGGTGGCTCAGTGAAGAGCCAGGCAATCGTGACCGCGATCGTCTCTCTCGCCCGCACGCTCGACATGGTTGTGACCGCGGAAGGCATCGAGCAGGACGAACAAGCCGCAGCGATGCGCAAACTTGGCTGCACCTGCTTCCAAGGTTACTACTTCGGCTGGCCCTCGGAGACTTCGTTCGAGAGAAAGCAACCGGGCGAGGATAATCGCAAGGTCGCTTAA
- the rnr gene encoding ribonuclease R has translation MAKRSPKRPAGMPTREQVLEFIQTSDTPAGKREIAKAFGLKGQEKIALKRLLKDMAEEGLIDGKKTAYHRMGGVPKVTVLRVIEIEDGEPIAIPDNWSPDSPEKPPRLTLKEQKGRGGKRAPALKRGDRVLARTEERESSWVAHPMKKLPARTEGLMGVVEIDGSGQAWLAPVDKRVRNSAKIVDIGEANAGELVIAERVGRSEWSGVKVIEVVGDPIAPKSFSLIAIAKHGIPHVFPDAVHEEARRAANLKLSESKREDLRDFPIVAIDPADARDHDDAIWAEPDGKGGFNALVAIADVSFYVRPGSALDKEARKRGNSVYFPDRVVPMLPEILSADVCSLRENEDRAAMACHFHIDAEGKVDDFRFSRAIVRIHHNIPYEDAQAAIDGGSPPQYLEHLWAAWRALEAARHKRDPLELELPERRVVLNDEGQIAEIAIRERLDAHRVVEDFMISANVAAAKALEARNSPVVYRVHEPPSREKLIALRDYLQTMNRKLALGQVITPSLFNRMLKDVSDESEKAQVMEAVLRTQTQAYYGPANAGHFGLALGSYAHFTSPIRRYADLLVHRALVDAYNLEQPRPPGSLPDTTGLSDKDRKSLQEISDAISQTERRAMEAERDTIDRYVAAWLSGRVGETFETRITGVQGFGFFATIVGLGGDGLVPISTLGGEYFRHDEAAQSLIGEKSGTTYSPGDRLELKLAEANPLTGALKFVLPDQDAQAIDSRGGRPPAKRRGQGGPRKGKYTTGKRGRPGNIRHQGRKRK, from the coding sequence ATGGCGAAACGCTCCCCCAAACGCCCTGCCGGCATGCCCACGCGCGAACAGGTGCTCGAATTCATCCAGACCTCGGATACCCCGGCGGGCAAACGCGAGATCGCCAAGGCGTTCGGTCTCAAAGGGCAGGAAAAAATCGCGCTCAAGCGATTGCTCAAGGACATGGCCGAGGAAGGCCTGATCGATGGCAAGAAGACCGCTTATCATCGTATGGGCGGCGTACCCAAGGTCACCGTTCTGCGCGTGATCGAGATAGAGGATGGCGAACCGATCGCGATCCCCGACAACTGGTCGCCCGATTCGCCTGAGAAACCTCCGCGTCTGACATTGAAAGAACAGAAGGGGCGGGGCGGGAAGCGTGCGCCGGCACTAAAACGCGGCGACCGAGTTCTCGCCCGGACCGAGGAGCGCGAAAGCAGTTGGGTCGCGCATCCAATGAAAAAATTGCCCGCGCGCACGGAAGGCCTGATGGGCGTCGTGGAAATCGATGGAAGCGGGCAGGCATGGCTCGCCCCCGTCGACAAGCGCGTGCGCAACTCAGCCAAAATCGTCGATATCGGCGAAGCGAATGCGGGCGAACTGGTAATCGCCGAACGGGTTGGGCGCTCCGAATGGTCGGGCGTGAAGGTCATCGAGGTCGTCGGTGACCCGATTGCGCCGAAGAGCTTCAGCCTCATTGCCATAGCCAAGCACGGCATACCGCACGTTTTCCCCGATGCCGTGCATGAAGAAGCGCGCCGCGCTGCCAACCTCAAACTGTCCGAGAGTAAACGCGAAGATCTTCGAGATTTTCCCATCGTCGCTATCGACCCCGCCGATGCGCGTGACCATGACGATGCGATCTGGGCCGAGCCGGACGGGAAGGGTGGCTTCAACGCCCTCGTCGCCATTGCCGATGTTAGCTTTTATGTCCGCCCCGGCTCTGCTCTCGACAAGGAAGCGCGGAAACGCGGCAACTCGGTCTATTTCCCCGACCGCGTCGTTCCGATGCTTCCCGAAATCCTCTCCGCCGACGTTTGCTCGCTTCGCGAAAACGAGGACCGCGCGGCGATGGCCTGCCACTTCCACATCGACGCCGAGGGCAAGGTCGATGACTTCCGCTTCAGCCGCGCCATCGTTCGCATCCATCACAACATACCCTACGAGGACGCGCAGGCTGCGATCGACGGTGGCAGTCCGCCTCAATATCTCGAGCATCTATGGGCCGCGTGGCGGGCGCTCGAGGCTGCGAGACACAAGCGCGATCCTTTGGAACTCGAACTGCCCGAGCGCCGGGTAGTTCTGAACGACGAGGGCCAGATTGCGGAGATCGCCATCCGCGAACGGCTCGATGCTCACCGCGTGGTCGAGGATTTCATGATCTCGGCCAACGTTGCCGCAGCCAAGGCGCTTGAAGCCAGGAACTCGCCGGTGGTCTACCGCGTCCACGAACCGCCAAGTCGCGAGAAGCTGATCGCGCTTCGCGATTACCTCCAGACCATGAACCGCAAGCTTGCATTGGGGCAGGTCATCACGCCGAGCCTCTTCAACCGCATGCTCAAGGATGTTTCGGACGAATCCGAAAAGGCACAGGTGATGGAGGCTGTGCTACGCACACAAACCCAGGCCTATTACGGTCCTGCCAATGCGGGGCATTTCGGCCTCGCTCTCGGCTCGTATGCGCACTTTACCTCGCCGATCCGACGATATGCGGACTTGCTCGTGCACCGCGCCTTGGTCGATGCCTACAATCTTGAGCAACCCAGACCGCCGGGTTCGCTGCCCGACACGACCGGGCTATCGGACAAGGACCGCAAGAGCCTGCAGGAAATTTCCGACGCCATCAGCCAGACCGAGCGGCGTGCAATGGAGGCCGAGCGCGACACGATTGACCGCTATGTTGCAGCGTGGCTTTCGGGCAGGGTAGGCGAGACTTTCGAAACGCGTATCACCGGCGTGCAGGGCTTCGGTTTCTTTGCGACCATCGTGGGCCTGGGTGGAGACGGACTGGTGCCGATTTCGACGCTGGGCGGAGAATACTTCCGTCACGACGAGGCGGCGCAGTCGCTTATTGGCGAAAAGTCGGGAACGACCTACTCTCCCGGCGACCGGCTCGAATTGAAGCTCGCCGAAGCCAATCCGTTGACCGGCGCTCTCAAATTCGTTTTGCCGGATCAGGACGCGCAGGCGATCGATAGTCGCGGAGGTCGACCCCCGGCGAAAAGGCGGGGGCAGGGTGGTCCCAGGAAGGGCAAGTACACCACCGGCAAGCGAGGGCGCCCGGGAAATATCCGCCATCAGGGGCGCAAGCGAAAATAG
- the lpdA gene encoding dihydrolipoyl dehydrogenase: MSNSYDVIVLGSGPGGYVAAIRCAQLGLKTAIVERENLGGICLNWGCIPTKAMLRSAEIKHYMDHASSYGLKVAGAIEADLDAIVKRSRGVAKQLNQGVAHLMKKNKIAVHMGEGTLTGATSLTVKGDKGEEKLTAKHVIVATGARARDLPFAPADGKRVWTYRHAMVPPEMPSKLLVIGSGAIGIEFASFYNDMGVEVTVVEMLDRVVPVEDADVSTFLEKNLKKQGMTIMTGAGVEDLKVGDKGVTAKIKDKSGKVDTSEFSHVIVAIGIQPNTENIGIDKLAEMDRGFIQIDPYGRTKTKGLWAIGDCTPGPWLAHKASHEGVTCAEAIAQDLGNKDVHPHPLDRNNIPGCTYCHPQVASVGMTETKAKEAGYEVKVGNFPFIGNGKAIALGEAEGFIKTVFDAKTGELLGAHMVGAEVTELIQGYTVGKQLETTETELIQTVFPHPTLSEMMHESVLDAYGRALHF; encoded by the coding sequence ATGTCCAATTCCTACGATGTGATCGTCCTCGGCTCGGGTCCCGGCGGCTATGTCGCCGCGATCCGCTGCGCTCAGCTGGGCCTGAAGACCGCGATCGTCGAGCGAGAGAATCTCGGCGGCATCTGCCTCAACTGGGGCTGCATCCCTACCAAGGCGATGCTGCGCTCGGCCGAGATCAAGCACTACATGGACCATGCGAGCAGCTACGGCCTCAAAGTCGCAGGCGCGATCGAGGCCGATCTCGATGCCATCGTCAAGCGCAGCCGAGGGGTGGCGAAACAGCTCAACCAGGGCGTTGCGCACCTGATGAAGAAGAACAAGATCGCCGTTCACATGGGGGAGGGCACGCTGACCGGCGCGACCTCGCTGACGGTGAAGGGCGACAAGGGTGAGGAGAAGCTCACCGCCAAGCACGTAATCGTCGCTACCGGCGCTCGTGCGCGCGACCTCCCATTCGCGCCTGCCGACGGAAAGCGCGTTTGGACCTACCGCCACGCAATGGTGCCGCCCGAAATGCCGAGCAAGCTGCTGGTGATTGGATCGGGTGCGATCGGCATAGAGTTTGCGAGCTTCTACAACGACATGGGCGTCGAAGTTACCGTCGTCGAGATGCTCGACCGCGTCGTGCCAGTCGAGGACGCGGACGTTTCGACGTTCCTTGAGAAGAACCTCAAGAAGCAGGGCATGACTATCATGACCGGCGCGGGTGTCGAAGACCTGAAGGTTGGCGACAAGGGCGTGACTGCCAAGATCAAGGACAAGTCGGGCAAGGTCGATACGAGCGAATTCAGCCACGTGATCGTCGCGATCGGCATCCAGCCCAACACCGAGAATATCGGGATCGACAAGCTCGCGGAAATGGATCGCGGGTTCATCCAGATAGACCCCTATGGTCGCACCAAGACCAAGGGCTTGTGGGCCATCGGCGACTGCACGCCGGGGCCGTGGCTCGCACACAAGGCGAGCCATGAGGGCGTCACCTGCGCCGAGGCGATTGCGCAGGATCTCGGCAATAAGGACGTCCACCCGCACCCGCTCGACCGCAACAACATCCCGGGCTGCACCTATTGCCACCCACAGGTCGCCAGCGTCGGCATGACCGAGACAAAGGCGAAGGAAGCGGGATACGAGGTCAAGGTCGGCAACTTCCCTTTCATCGGCAACGGCAAAGCCATCGCGCTGGGCGAGGCGGAGGGTTTCATCAAGACCGTGTTCGATGCGAAGACCGGCGAATTGCTCGGCGCGCACATGGTCGGGGCCGAGGTAACCGAGCTGATCCAGGGTTACACGGTGGGCAAGCAGCTCGAGACGACCGAAACAGAGCTGATACAGACGGTATTCCCGCACCCGACGCTGTCCGAAATGATGCACGAAAGCGTGCTCGACGCCTATGGCCGGGCGCTCCATTTCTGA
- a CDS encoding universal stress protein: MRTFLVVTDDSEESRAALRFAARRAAAVDGAVHILALVPQQNFNAFGTVQATIEQEARDRAEMLAHAVAGNLLAESGIMPTISVKIGNGQKIVSEFLDTHDEVAALILGAAKGGSPGPLVTHFSSHAGELPCPLYIIPANYDEKDSDHA, encoded by the coding sequence ATGCGCACATTCCTGGTGGTGACGGACGATAGCGAGGAATCGCGTGCAGCCTTGCGCTTTGCGGCGCGGCGCGCGGCTGCGGTCGATGGCGCGGTGCATATCCTTGCTCTGGTCCCGCAACAGAATTTCAATGCATTCGGGACCGTGCAGGCAACGATCGAGCAGGAAGCGCGCGACCGTGCCGAAATGCTAGCGCATGCTGTGGCGGGCAATCTTCTTGCGGAGAGCGGAATAATGCCGACGATCTCGGTCAAGATCGGCAACGGCCAGAAGATCGTCAGCGAGTTTCTGGACACGCATGACGAAGTTGCGGCGTTGATCCTGGGAGCGGCGAAGGGCGGATCACCCGGCCCTCTCGTCACGCACTTTTCATCACATGCGGGCGAGCTGCCGTGCCCGCTTTACATCATCCCCGCCAATTACGACGAAAAAGACAGCGATCACGCCTAG